One window of Amaranthus tricolor cultivar Red isolate AtriRed21 chromosome 11, ASM2621246v1, whole genome shotgun sequence genomic DNA carries:
- the LOC130826547 gene encoding uncharacterized protein LOC130826547 yields MPGTTVVLTNDPPSVYIIHPSENPTYSLVTEKFNGECYNEWKRSMTIALSAKKKLCFVDGSLSRPNSGPEMQAWDRCNAMITSYILHSVDNTIARSVLYFTSAREIWKDLEDRYSQSSGPQLYNLQQSLNDLSQGSTPIAKFFTKIKAVWDEITGVNPVPICTYIGCTGGITQKILKQQQEERLIQLLMKLDGKYASVRTNILMMQPLPNVSLAYRFLMQEEKQRQVSMVDIGNVNSMAFYSN; encoded by the coding sequence ATGCCTGGAACCACTGTTGTTTTAACTAACGATCCTCCAAGTGTATATATCATTCATCCTTCTGAGAATCCTACATATTCATTAGTAACTGAGAAATTCAATGGTGAATGCTATAATGAATGGAAGAGAAGTATGACAATAGCATTGTCAGCAAAGAAAAAGCTATGTTTTGTTGATGGTAGTCTTTCTAGACCAAATTCTGGACCTGAAATGCAAGCTTGGGATAGATGCAATGCTATGATTACTAGCTACATTTTACACTCAGTAGATAATACTATAGCAAGAAGTGTGCTGTATTTTACTTCTGCAAGAGAAATCTGGAAAGATTTGGAAGACAGATATTCTCAAAGTTCTGGTCCACAATTGTATAATCTACAACAGTCATTGAATGATCTTTCTCAAGGATCCACTCCTATAGCAAAATTCTTCACAAAAATCAAAGCAGTTTGGGATGAAATCACTGGTGTTAATCCTGTTCCAATATGCACTTATATTGGTTGTACTGGTGGTATTACTCAGAAGATACTCAAGCAACAACAGGAAGAGAGGTTGATTCAATTGTTGATGAAGCTTGATGGCAAGTATGCTAGTGTGAGAACCAATATTCTGATGATGCAGCCATTACCAAACGTGTCTCTAGCTTACAGATTCTTGATGCAGGAAGAAAAACAAAGACAAGTGAGCATGGTTGACATTGGAAATGTCAACTCAATGGCATTTTACAGCAACTGA